CCCTTCGACTAGTAAAGaaagccatagaaaaccaatggggaatgtttTTGACGATAGTGAACagtttaatagcaaaaaaaaacgcgaacCTGCCGAGGGGATATCTGCGAATATACCGATTGTTATGGTCGGATCTTACGGtgtataaaaaaattgcgttcataaacaatttcCAGTTGAAAATGCGCATgttgtatcagcagcgcgaacacaatcGGGAAAAACATGCAGATAGGACGGAGCGCTTAACTTCCAACTTTCCATCGTGTCCAGAATTCCGGGTTATGACTACATAGTCATCATTTTTTAAAGATACGAAGCAAATGAATATGGACCGAGATAGCGCAGGCAGTGTGACCTGGTCGTCGTAGGGCATTGCAAAACGTCACCGCGGACGCGCATCATGCACTGAGTGTCGGCTCGGTGCGCAGAAAAGCAACAGATTTCCCTGCTTCTATGGCTGTTTAGAGAACGACTTTTAGGTAGTATATGGTGTGGTACATGGAGTTTGAATGTCCGGAAGCGACGTgcttatgagggacgccgtagtggagagcagAGGGCAAGAACGGGGGGTAAGAGAGATGTCGGGAGCCCAGGCGGGTGGCTGATACGCATGACCGCAGCTAGGCTTTCTTTTGCCGCTGACGATGTAGATTCCGCGTCCAAATGCAGAACTAAATTGCTAAAGCTAAACTATAACAGCTGTCTCTCATTAACGCAATAAGCCGCTAAGCTTAGCTCTGCAAAATTTTTTCATGCTTTCTTCAGAAGCCAGCGTTCGAATGTGGAGCATTAGAATAGCCAGCAAACATGGGTCAGAGGTACCCGACTGCAATTTTTCAGAAAGGAGCCACATTTAGGTTTTCTGTTTCTGCCGGGATGAGCAATGGTTTCGTGTGTCTCACACGAAGCATCTGCCTTGCACGAGATCAGAAAACAATACGCCAATTTCAAGCTGAAGGTCGGAAAGACATGGGTGCCCGTATCAATGATAATGGAGCCGCGCCGCTTCCCCGACTTAGCCGCGGTTCGTTGGAGCGGCGCTTATTAGCAGCGGGCGTTGGTGGACACCGCAGGGCGTGTTCAAGTTCCACCTGTGGCAGAAACTCCGCTGGAGCGAGGTGTTCGCCCGCGTGAACGAGCTGCAGCGGCACTACACCTTCGAGCACGCCTTTGTCTCCGACTGCAGCCTGGAGGAGATCTTCGTGGACATCGCGCGGGGACTGCACAAGGGAGCCGTGCGACCCGCGCTCTCCGGAAGCCAGCCCGTGTCCCCGCCTCCGCCCAAGCAGCAGTAGTCCCCCACCTCCTGCTTCGGTGGCGCCCCCTTCCTCCGGCGCTTTTCTCTCCTGGACTATCTCGTCGCCCAGCACATGACGATTCATGGGTGGACGCCTACAATCCAGGCGCTTACACGCTTGCATGCATTCAGAGATGAGCGGAATTCGGGTTGGCGCGCGTCCATTTTTCCGCAGGCAGCCCCCGCTTTTTCTGTTTACCATCCATAGGACGCGAAAACACTTGCCTCGAAAATGTCACGAAATAAAGTAAGCGAGCATAATGTGAAATGAAGGCCGTGCCGGTGGTTCTGCCAGCCTTCTGCGTGAAAGTATGCTTTGATGTAACGCGACGCTCTGCGTGGTATTCCTTCACCAAATGACGTAGGGAGGAAAAGAGTACAAAATGGAATTGAAATAGAATGATCTCGTTTCGATCCTAGGCCACGATTGAGCGCGCCGAGATGTATATCGAACTGTGGGGTAGGAGACAGAGCATGCCAGTGCGTCCTAAAAAGGGAACCACGAGCTTCACTACCAACACGTCTTGTTCCACTATAGACTGCCCTGTCGTAACCTAACACGTTAGATTAAATGCATTAACCTTCTTAATGTCATGTGCGTTGGACCATTAGCGCGAAAGGATGCAGTTGCTTTAAAGGTAAGTGTGCATGTGGGAACATGCCATGACTAGAGCGACGTATACAGGACGACTGCATTTCAACATCATCCTTCTGCGGTTAAGGAGCCAGCCAAAGCTTGCACAGCATATATTCGTTTACTGGGGGCCAAACAGAGCagagtagagagagagagggggtttattgataggaaaggcagagaggttggcctgaaaaatatctgtcctgctactctgctctgggggacgggaagaggagataaaagaaggtcacgatcaGAGCAGAGTAAAAATCGATGGCTCTCACGAGACGCTGCAGCActcagtcatggacaaaagtctaCGCAATGCGGTTTCACGGggcgaaaaaagcaaaaaaaaaggtgcacATAAGCAATAGTTATGTGTAAATGCTAAAGCATTGCTTGTCGCCGAATGTGTCGATGAGGTTAGTGTTGCGGCGAAATGTTGCGAGCTTAGCGCTTCCGAGTCATATTTGCGAGCTTAATGCTGCTGACTACATACCGGACATATTGCGATCTCTAGCCGAGTTCTCATTATTGTTTGACCCATAATGCGCCGAGTGTTTTTTTTCTCGATTACACCACTTTTCACATGATCAAACCAAGTTGCCAAGCGATGGCAGTGCTTTTCCGAGTGGCACCACCATGGTGTTGACACTACATTTCTTGATCTGGTTCGTAGGCGAGCTCAATCCaatattcgggggggggggggggggggggggggacgtcgtAGTCGTCGTCCGACGGGTACCGGAAGTGCGTTGCATCTTTGTCGTCTTCTTCCAAGGGTTCCGGCGGGGTCCAAGTTGATGGACAGTACCATGGCCTTGTGATCGCAGTAGTATGTCCTCGTTGGGAAACTCGTCTGCAAACGGTTCGTGGCATCGTTACGGTGCTTCGTTGCCGCTGAGTACTTGGGCGCCACTGTTTAAATGTACCACAAGTCAGGCATGCGGTGGGGGAGGCCTGCCGCTCCCATTTTGTGCGTGGCCTGCTTTGTTATCCGGCTGAGCGGGTACTGTATAGCCTTCCCAGGGAGGAAGTGGGGCACCCCAAAATCTGTTTGCATTCATCGCGGAAGTCGACTTTCCCTTCTCGGAGGGGTCGAGTCACTTTCCGCAGTGCGAGGAGCAGTGTTTCCTTCTCTCGACTGCGGCGGTGACGCTTTCAGGAGGGTTGATTACGTCATTCGCGTGCCCTGCCACTACTATCTAACGACGGCGAGGTAACGAGCCAAGTAATACCAGAGCTGCTGTCTCATCAAAAATTTTTCTGCGTTGTCTCGCTATCCAGTCAGCTCATGTTCATCCTAGCAGATGGAATATGCATGCCCTCTCGTAACGTCGTGCTTCTCATTGACCTGCTTTTCCTCAACATTCCCCTTGTTCATGCCGGTACTTTGTTCCCGCAGGTCCTTTTTTTCGAGTTTGCACTTGCCATGCCATAAAAATGCCGATAGAGGTGGCACaagcgcatcatcatcatcataatcatcatcgacgtcgtcgtcgtcatcatcagcctgactacacccactgcatgacaaaggcctctgccatgtctcttaAATGAACCccctcctttgccagctgcggccaccgtatctccgctaacttcttaaactttctgccgcctcacCTACACACATTTAGCGCCTGACAGCCACATCTCGGCCCACCCAGCAAGAAAACGGAGCAAACCTTTGCCTGGAGCGACCGAGCGGGTGCCAGGGACACAGGGAGACCGATCGATGTGCCCCAACGTCCGTCTCAATCTGCCGACCCGAAAGCATTGTCAGTGCGACTCAAGACATGGGCAAAGAGAGACCGGTGAACAAGTGATGAGGAAAAAAGCATTTTATCAATGCAGCTAATGGAGGCAACGAAGTCAAGTATCAAGAGACCGTGGCCGTTCTCCGGGTCCTTGTCGCGAACTGGCCTTGCAGCACTCATTAGGCCGTTCAGAGCGTTTCACCGAGACCTCCCCGATGGGGGCTAAAGTCCCCTGACGCGCGATTGGCTGTCCAGCGGTACAGCTACGGGTTCTCTGCAAACGAATGTCTTTGCGTCTGTTCCACATATAGCACATTCTAGAGAAGGCAGAGTCCGACTTTCTGCTCCGAAGACGTGTTCTCGAGCTATGCGTTTAAGACGTGGTCCGCGCGTCTTGTAGTTTTTTATGCCCTTGACAGTAACTGTTTAACAAAATAGACTACGGTTGAGGCGTGCTTCAGGAGGGTCTTACGCCAGCGAACTGCCAGTAAGAGGTGAAACGGAAACGCGAAAGCCAGAGCGGCCATCGAAGTTGAATCTGTGCGAGAACTCGAGGAGGATGCCGAGCTCCTTTCGTTTTACGTGAAAGGTCCATCCGTAATGTGCAAGACCGAATGAAAAATATTAGCTGCGCAACGCCATTCCGCGTGCCAATAAATACTGTGCctcgcactgcgcatgcgccacaggCTGTTTCAGATCCAGCTATTGCATACATTTGGATGACGAAAGTTATTGTTCAGTTTAGCAAAGATTGTTCTGCGTGCGCCAAGCGAATCATATTGACAAAGTTGTGACGCCCTTCAGAACTAGGACCTCCCGCTTCAGATCGTGTTCGTCGTGGTTAGTGCGCTCTTGAGTACGCGTTCACTGCCTATAAACGGCGGATAGGGCTCTGCCTTCGCCTCATCACAAGTTAGGCCTGAAATTACACCCCCTGTCATTTAGTTTGGCGAATTCCTTGATCCTGACGAGACGTGTCGCTCTTTCGAAATAATTATATTTCCAACGCTAGGTGATGCCACTGCGGTGTACTGTTTACGCTGCTGTTGCGCTTGTGTGCGTTGTCGAGCTACATCGTAAGGTCCAAAAAGTGCTTGCAGATAGGGTGCGTAGGCGAGCGAAAGCTTCTGTGAACCCTCCCCCGCCCCCAGATGCTTACTTTTAGCATCAGAGTCTTGACTGCATGGGTGGGCCCCAGCGAGCAAGGCAAACTAGACTGCGCTTCCGCGACCACATTGTGCGCGTTTTTGTTCAGAGCCTCGTTGCTATAGGAACTGGCGCTGGGAGAGCTAAAAAGACAAAAGGCGAGCGTGCACTGAACGCACGCTT
The Amblyomma americanum isolate KBUSLIRL-KWMA chromosome 3, ASM5285725v1, whole genome shotgun sequence genome window above contains:
- the LOC144123653 gene encoding ATP-binding cassette sub-family A member 17-like, which gives rise to MSEGQLQCLGSLQRLKDRFGRGYTLVLRLTPKERSREKEVQKAIAKAFAGATLKDYTEGVFKFHLWQKLRWSEVFARVNELQRHYTFEHAFVSDCSLEEIFVDIARGLHKGAVRPALSGSQPVSPPPPKQQ